In Pseudonocardia sp. DSM 110487, the sequence CATACGCCCGCGGGCCCCCAACACGGCGATTCGAGTCATGAGGTTAGCATACCCTAAGTAGCTCGACTGACGCTAGCCCCGGCGCTTCATAAGTCGCGCGGCGCGTCTGGGTCGGGATTGCCGAAAGTGCCCTCCTGTCAGGAGATGCTTGACTTGTTGAGCGGCCACTACCCCTGACGTCGGTCCCTGCCCAATGGCACCACGTGCGGCGTGCCGGTCACGGGGTCGGGGACGACGAGGCAGCGCAGGCCGAACACCTCATCGACGAGTTCGGCGGTCACGATCTCCTCTGGGGACCCCTCGGCGACGACCGCGCCGTCCTTCATGGCGATCAGGTGCGTGCCGAAGCGCGCGGCGTGGTTGAGGTCGTGGAGAACGGCGACCAGGGTGTGGCCGACGTGGTTGAGGTCGGTGAACAGCTCGAGCAGCTCGATCTGATGCGTGATGTCGAGGAAGGTCGTGGGCTCGTCCAGCAGCAGGATGTCGGTGTGCTGGGCGAGCACCATCGCCACCCACACTCGTTGCCGCTGACCGCCCGAGAGTTCGTCCACGAGCCGTCCAGAAAGGTCGGTGACGGCGGCGGCGTCCATCGCCCCCAGCACGGCCTGCTCGTCGGCGTCGGTCCACTGCCGGACCAGCTTCTGGTAGGGATACCGGCCTCGGGCCACGAGGTCGGCGACCGTGATCCCGTCCGGTGCGATCGAGGTCTGCGGCAGCAGCCCGATCCGCCGCGCCACCTCTTTGGTCTTGTAGGACCGGATGTCCGCCCCGTCGAGGACGACCTGCCCTGCGGAGGGCTTGAGCAGCCGGGACAGCCCGCGCAGCAGTGTGGACTTGCCACACGCGTTCGGTCCTACGATCACCGTGAATGACTGGTCCGGGATCGACACCGACAGATCCCTGGAGATGGCGCGCCTGTCGTAGCCGATCGTCGCGGCATCGACGTGCAGGCGGGACTGCCCTTGTGGCCCTGTGGTAGAGGCGCCGGCCGCGAGGGGATCGGTCATGGTTGAGAGGTCTTTCGACGTCACGGAACGGATAGGGCCGATGGATGAGTTCACACGCGTGTCCTCGCTTCGGCGAACAGCAGCCAGCCGAGGTAGCCGCCGCCGATCATCACTGTGATCACGCCGACCGGCAGCGGAGTCGGGGCGACGTGCTGCGCGCCGAAGTCCGCCGCACCCAGCATCAGGGCGCCCACGAAAGCAGCGGGCGCGAGGGTGATTCCGGCCGTGCGGGCGAGCCTGCGGGCGATCTGCGGAGCCGCGAGAGCGATGAACGCGATAGGCCCGGACGCCGCGGTGACCGTCGCCGTCAACGCCACCCCCACGACGATCAGGCCCAGCCGGGCGACCGCGATCCGCACCCCCTGAGAAGCGGCGGTGTCGTCACCCAGCTCCATCTGCCGCATTGGCCGGCTCAGCATCCCTGCCAGCATCAACAGCGCGGCGATGAGGGCGCCCCCGATCGCGACCTGATCCCAGCTCACCCCGTTGAGCGAGCCGGCGCCCCAGACGGCTGCGGCCATCGCCACTTCCAGTTCGGCCTTGAGGATCATCCACGTGTTCAACGACGCCAGCATCGCTGACACGGCGATGCCCACGATGATCAACCGGAACCCCTGGACGCCACGTCGGTAGGCGAACACGTACACGAGCACGGCAGTCGCGATTCCACCGGTCAGAGCACCAGCGGCGACACTCGTGTAGGAACCGCCGACGACAAGTAGCACGACCAGCGCGCCGGTGTAGGAGCCGGACGAGAACCCGATCACGTCCGGGCTGGCGAGCGGGTTGCGCATCAACGATTGGAACATCGCTCCGCTGACGCCCAGAGCTGCGCCGAACACCACCGTCGCAGCCACTCGCGGGAGCCGCCACTCCACCACGATGTCGTGCACGAGGCCGGTCTCCCCGCCGGTCAGTGCGGAGACCACCTGGGCGATGCTGAGTTGATACGACCCCGTCGCCAGGGTCAGCAGCGCCATCGCGCCCTCTGCGAAGGCAAGCGCGACGCAGACAACCACACTGCGCAGATCCATCCGCACGCCAACTCGGCGTCGTCTCACCACGAGTGTTCGACGCCCGAAGTCCACTCGGTTCTCGCTCGTCGAGCGGGCGATGAGAGACGAGACGACGATCATAGCCCGCTCGCTTTCCTGCGCCGAACCAGAGCGATCAGCACGGGCGCGCCCACGAATGCAGTGACGATGCCGACCGGAATCTCGCCCGGGTGCAGGATGATTCGTCCGAGAATGTCGGAAGCCAGTAACAGGCTCGGGGCCAGCAGCACGCTGTAAGCAAGGATCCAGCGTTGATGTGGGCCGACGAACCAGCGCGCGACGTGGGGAACCATCAGTCCGACGAACCCGATCGGCCCGGCGATCGCGGTCGCCCCACCGGCCAGCAGCGTGATCGCCGCCACGGCGAGCGCCCGGGTGCGCACCAGCCGGACCCCCTGCGACGCGGCCAGCTCGTCGCCCAGTGCCATCGCATTGAGCGCCCCGGCCACGATCAGTGCCAGCGCGAGCGCGACGGCCAGGAACGGCAGCACCGGCCACACGATGTCCAGTGGGCGTTCCGCGATCGAGCCGGAACGCCAGCCGCGCATCTGATCGAAGGCGTCGGGGTTCGTCAGCGTCAGAGCCGACGTGGCACCTCCGAGCACCGCACTGACCGAGAACCCCGCCAGCACCATCACGACCGGCGACTGACCGCGTCTCGTCGACCCCACCGCGAGCACTATGACCGTGACGATCAGCGCCCCCGCGAAAGCGAACCACATGTAGCCGCGGAGGTCTCGGATTCCGAGCACACCCACGGCGACCGTCACTGCGAAGGACGCCCCCGTGTTGACACCGAGGATGCCCGGCTCGGCGAGGGGATTGCGGGTGAGCGCCTGGATCAATGCGCCCGAAATGCCGAGCGCCGCGCCGACGGCGAGCCCGACGATCGTTCGCGGCACTCTCAGATCGCGAACCGCGTATTGATCGGGGTCGGCCGACGGGTAGAACAGCGCATCCCGGATCACGGTGAGTGGTATCGCCTTGGATCCGACCATGATGCTGAGCACCGTCAGGATCATCAACGCCACGAGCGCAGTGACCAGCCCCGCAATACGGCGGCGGCGGTGTGCGTCCGAAGGGGCCGGCTCGTTTCTGAGAGTCGTCGCCCTCGCCTCGTTCGTGAGCGTCATCCGGCCGCGGGGAGCGTTCCGAGCGCCTCCTTGAGCGACTCCAGGTTGACGATCTTGCTCGAATAGGTCGACGTTCGGTCGCACTGAACTCCGAGTGCTCGACCGTCGTTGCTCTGCGGAATTGACCGCCAGATGTTGGTCTCCAGGACCGGTGCAAATTCGGGTGTCACTGCCCCATCGGCGCCGAGGGGGTAGATGATCACGTCAGCATCCGCCACAGTGTCGCTGAGTTGTTCAACGGACAGTTCCACGCTGATGTCCCCGTCGGCCGGAGCTTCGGGCACGATCTCCAGCCCGGCATCCTCGGCATAGGTCGTGCAGTACGAGCCGGGGTACTCCATGTTGAGCACTCCGGCCTCCGGGGTGAACTTTCCCCCCCAGCGGTTCAGCACCATGAAGGTTGTGGATGTGAGGAGCTCGGAGTACTCGCCGTTGATCTCGGTGACGAGGGTGTCGTATCGGGCCTTGCCGTCCGCGAAGGTGCCGAGCTCGCCGACCGCATTGGCAAGTCGCTCGGTCTGGGTCTTCCAATTTGTATTGCTGAGCTCGATGTAGATGGTCGGGGCGATCGATTGGAACCTCTCCTCGTTGTACTTGCCTCCCTCCCACACGTGTGCGGGATCGTAGATGACAATGAGGTCCGGCCTGAGGCTCGCGACCTTCTCGTAGTCGACCTCATCACCGACATCGACTGCGGCGTCGTTGACCTGCCCCGCCTCCGGAGGGAGCCATGCAAGTTCACTTTCCGTAGCCTTTGGTCCCAATCCGACCGGCTCGACGCCGAGGCTCAGATAGATCGGGGCCTGGCCGATCGCGACGATCCGCTGCGGATCGGCGGGGATCTCGATCGTGCCGTTGTCGGCCTCGAAGCTGCGCATCGCTCCGGTGGTGTCGCCCGGGGCGTCGCTGGAACTGCCGCAGCCCGTGAGGACGAGGGCGGCGCTCAGGATTGCGCCGGCCAGGGCAGCGCCGCGTCGTCTCAGGAGGGAGGTCATGGTCATGGATGGGCTCTTCTTCTGTTCTTCGGGAGCGGAGGGGTCAGTTGGTGTCTGCAGGTATGAGTTCGTGAATGGGGGTTCCCGTGCGACGGTGTGCGTCGTGCTGCGAATGAGTCCGGCTCGGGCAATCCCGCACGGCCGTGTGTTCCCCGGCGAGCCACGCGAACGGCCGACCGTCCCATCAGGCGTCGTCCTCGACCGCGTCCCGGAGGAGCGTGATCGTGCCCGTCCAGGCGCCATCGCGCGCCGGAAGCTGCCCGTCGCCCAGCGTGATCCGTCGCATCCCGGGAGTCAGGTCCACCACCCGGACGACCTCGACCTCACGGAGGGTCAGGGAGTGCACGGTGACCCGGCGCGAGGTCCTCGGCATGCTGGCGACGGGCCTTTCTGGTCGGTCGGGGTGACGAGGCCGCGCTCCAGCAACGGCGGGAGGCCCCTCGTCCACATTAGGTAATCCTTACCTCTAGGGCCGTGCGCAGCCTGCCGTATAGTTATGGTGCGATGAGGTCATCCTCGCCACCTCCGGGCGCCAGCGACCCGCCTCCCATCCCGCCAGCACGGGCGGACTCGGGGGAGCACCCCGGCCACGCGCTGTTGATCTGGGTCCGCACCGGCACGGCGCACGTCCACATCGACGACACCGAGGCGTTTCGCATCACTGACGGCGAAGCCGTGTGGATACCTGCGGACGGCTGGAACCATCGCGAGATCGTCACTGAGCCGGGAACCGTCGCCTTCCCGTTGTCGCTCCATGTAGGCGTCGACTCCGGGGCGCCGTCCGAGTCAACGCAATTCGATGTCCCCGACGGCTGGCAGGACTGGCTGGTCCAGCATTTCAACCTCATGGTCACACCACTGGGCGGCCGCGGCTACTCTCAGGATGGACTCGTCGATCTCCTTCGCCGCCCGCGCTCGAGACCGTCCGCACCACCGCGGGGCGAGAATGCCCAGGTCCCTACACTCGATCCACCAGCTATGCCGAGAGACGGTGGGGCCAGAGCGGTAGCCGAGGAACTGACTCGCGACCCCGCGCTCGACCTCACCGTCGAGGAATGGGCAGCCCGGGTGCTCTCCAGTCCCCGCACGCTACGCCGCGACTTCCTCGCCGACACCCAGCTCACCTTCGAGCAGTGGCGGCTGCGCTGCCGCCTGAGCGCAGCCGTCGAGCTCTTGGCCGCCGGCTACGGCGTCGATCAGGTGACCGTACGGGTGGGCTTCGCCAGCCGCAGCGGCTTCACTCGGGCGTTCAAGCAGCAGTTCGGGCCAACCCCTCACGAGTTCAGCCGGAAGCTCGCCGCCCGCCCCGTCGCCGAGGGTCCGGCCCAACGCCCAACGGCGGCGCGTCCGGCCGACGGCCTCATACGGATGGTGCGGGTAGGCCAAGCCGTTCTTGCTGCACCCGATCTGCTGCCCGCGGCGCGCACTGCCCCGCACGCCAACGATGTGCATGTGCTCAGCTGGATGTATCGCGGCAGCGGACATCTGCAGATCGGCGACCGCAGCTATGAACGGCAACGAGGGGTCGCGACCTGGATCCCGGCCGACGTGGAGCACATCACGAGTCTTCGCCAGAACTCCATCTCACTTCCGCTCGGAAACGCCAGCACCGCTGACCTGCGACTGACCGAACCGCTGCAGGTGCAGTTCTCACCCGCCTGGGACGACTACCTGATGTTCTGCTCCATCAGTGCCCGGTCCAGGCTTCGACCGGACGACTACGACCCCACGCACATCCTCGACCTGTTCCGCGAGCAGGTCGCAGCACAGCGGGCGTTGTCGGTGCCGATGCCGGCTGACCCCCGTGCGCGCGAGGCGGCCATGCACTACCTGCACCGCATCGGCGCGTCTGGCGAGTCGGCCGCGTTCGACATGTCCGCCGACGTCCACCGAGCGTTCCGCATGGAGACCGGCATGACCTTCGTGAGCTGGTGCTACGCGGCCCGCATGCGCATCGCCCGCGACCTGCTCGCCGGTGGCGCCAAGCCCAACGTCGTCTCACGTCGCGTCGGCTACGCCCACCTCCCGAATTTCAGCGCCGCCTTCTCCCGTTTCCACGGCCTCTCTCCACGCGAATACCAGGAGCGCGAGACCGAGAAATCCTGACTGACGATCTCGCATGTCAGCGACCGATCACCCAGCAGCACCGCCCAAGATCGACTCGTGAGCCCGACCTCCTATGCTGGGCCCGCGCGGGGCCGACGCGCTGTAGGTGCACCGATCGCGACGGGGGACACCGGTGACATACACAATGCAGGAACTCGGGGCGAACGGGCCGCGTGCGCTGCCCGGAGAGCCGGGGGCGGCATGAGCGGCGTCGGGAGGTGGAACCTCGGTATCGGCGTCGGGCTGTTGGTCGTGGCCGTGCTGTGCTCGGGGCTGGGACTGGGGCTGATCCCGTTCGCGCTGTTGCGAGCGTTCGCCGCCGAGCCGCGCCTCGAACCCCGATGGGCGACGCCGCCGGAGTACCGGAACGAGGACGGGTCGATCGTCCCCAGCGCGGGCGACGTCGGGTTCTCGGCAGTTCCGACGATCCGTGAGGTGCGCGAACACCACCGAAAGGACTCACTGAGTGATGCGACGTGAGCGAATGCGGTTGTCGTCGGCCGTCGTGGCGGCGGCGCTGGTGCTGTCCGCCTCGGCGTGTTCGTCCAGTGCCGCCAGGTGCGAGGAGGAGTTCACCGCGGTGACGACGTCGATCACCGGCGTGGCCTCCGCGACGTTCGACTGCAGCGACCAGTTCGGTGGTGGCTGGCAGCGTGGTGACGTTGTGGTCGAGGCGACCACCGAGGATGAGGCCATCGCGGTGATGGACGCGATCCTGCGGGCCTACGCCGCATCACCCGACATCGAGGACCGCTGGGCGACCCCGCAGGAGTACGTGAACCAGGACGGTTCGATCATCGTCGGAGCGAACGACCTGGGGTTCAACGGCGCGCCACGCGTCCGCGAGGTGCGCGAGCACTACGGCATCACGCCGGGCTGACACCGCCAGCCCCCTGACCAGAGGAGAGCCGTGACAGTTCCAGGGCCAAGCCGGCCGCTCCCTCCGCAGGAGAGCGCCCACGTTCTGGCGGAGCAGGTCCTCGGACCGCTCACCGCCACGCGGCTCGCAACGTTCGGCGACGGTGGCCTGTACGTCAAGGCCGGGAGATGGGCGCGGTTCCTGGCCTGGCTGGTCGACGTCGTCGTGTTCGTGCTCGGCATCGGAGTCGGAGTCATCGTCGTGTCCGGCGTGTACGTCGCGGCAGGCCTCGACGAGGGAACAATTCTCGTGAGCCTGATCGCGGTCCTGTTCCTGATGCAGCTGCTGTACGGCACGTGCTATCGCAACGGCCGCGCGCTCGGCGCGGTGCTCACCGGCACCCAGCTCGTCCGCCTCGCGGACGGTGGCCGGATCGGCCGCAAGGCACCATGGGCGATGCTGGTCAGGATCCTGATGCCGCTGCTCGTCATCGGCATGATCGTCGGCGCGTTCGGCGGCGGCGGGAACGTGGCCGATCCGACGGTCAGGGTCAGCGTGGACACCCGCGCCACCCGCCAACTCCGCGACGCCGGCATCACATGACTCGCCGGCACGCTCGGTGGGAGCCCTGTAAGTGCTGAACCACGATCCTGTCGTGTCGACTCGCTGCCAGATCCGCGAGTAGAGCAAGATCGCCTGATCGAGGTCGTCGGCACGGATCGGCGCATGCCAGCCCGTCCGCGGCCCACGCAGACCCGGTTGCTCGACGCATCCTGCGGATCACCCGGGTGCAGGGTGACAGCATGGTCCCGGCCCTGCACGACGGCGATGGCCTGCTCGCGGTACGACCGGTCGAGTGGTTCGGCGCGACGATCGATGCACGACGCGACGTGGCCCGTCCGGCCGGGCGCGTGTTCGTCAAAAGCGCTGCCTATGCGCCGACTCGGCCAGCTGGGGCCCGATGATCGACCCCTGAACGGAGATCAACACCCTCCGGGGTCTATGGCAGCCGGGCGGCGGGGCGCAGCCCGATGGCGAGCATGC encodes:
- a CDS encoding iron chelate uptake ABC transporter family permease subunit, yielding MTLTNEARATTLRNEPAPSDAHRRRRIAGLVTALVALMILTVLSIMVGSKAIPLTVIRDALFYPSADPDQYAVRDLRVPRTIVGLAVGAALGISGALIQALTRNPLAEPGILGVNTGASFAVTVAVGVLGIRDLRGYMWFAFAGALIVTVIVLAVGSTRRGQSPVVMVLAGFSVSAVLGGATSALTLTNPDAFDQMRGWRSGSIAERPLDIVWPVLPFLAVALALALIVAGALNAMALGDELAASQGVRLVRTRALAVAAITLLAGGATAIAGPIGFVGLMVPHVARWFVGPHQRWILAYSVLLAPSLLLASDILGRIILHPGEIPVGIVTAFVGAPVLIALVRRRKASGL
- a CDS encoding RDD family protein — encoded protein: MTVPGPSRPLPPQESAHVLAEQVLGPLTATRLATFGDGGLYVKAGRWARFLAWLVDVVVFVLGIGVGVIVVSGVYVAAGLDEGTILVSLIAVLFLMQLLYGTCYRNGRALGAVLTGTQLVRLADGGRIGRKAPWAMLVRILMPLLVIGMIVGAFGGGGNVADPTVRVSVDTRATRQLRDAGIT
- a CDS encoding iron chelate uptake ABC transporter family permease subunit; its protein translation is MDLRSVVVCVALAFAEGAMALLTLATGSYQLSIAQVVSALTGGETGLVHDIVVEWRLPRVAATVVFGAALGVSGAMFQSLMRNPLASPDVIGFSSGSYTGALVVLLVVGGSYTSVAAGALTGGIATAVLVYVFAYRRGVQGFRLIIVGIAVSAMLASLNTWMILKAELEVAMAAAVWGAGSLNGVSWDQVAIGGALIAALLMLAGMLSRPMRQMELGDDTAASQGVRIAVARLGLIVVGVALTATVTAASGPIAFIALAAPQIARRLARTAGITLAPAAFVGALMLGAADFGAQHVAPTPLPVGVITVMIGGGYLGWLLFAEARTRV
- a CDS encoding helix-turn-helix domain-containing protein; the encoded protein is MIWVRTGTAHVHIDDTEAFRITDGEAVWIPADGWNHREIVTEPGTVAFPLSLHVGVDSGAPSESTQFDVPDGWQDWLVQHFNLMVTPLGGRGYSQDGLVDLLRRPRSRPSAPPRGENAQVPTLDPPAMPRDGGARAVAEELTRDPALDLTVEEWAARVLSSPRTLRRDFLADTQLTFEQWRLRCRLSAAVELLAAGYGVDQVTVRVGFASRSGFTRAFKQQFGPTPHEFSRKLAARPVAEGPAQRPTAARPADGLIRMVRVGQAVLAAPDLLPAARTAPHANDVHVLSWMYRGSGHLQIGDRSYERQRGVATWIPADVEHITSLRQNSISLPLGNASTADLRLTEPLQVQFSPAWDDYLMFCSISARSRLRPDDYDPTHILDLFREQVAAQRALSVPMPADPRAREAAMHYLHRIGASGESAAFDMSADVHRAFRMETGMTFVSWCYAARMRIARDLLAGGAKPNVVSRRVGYAHLPNFSAAFSRFHGLSPREYQERETEKS
- a CDS encoding ABC transporter ATP-binding protein; amino-acid sequence: MTDPLAAGASTTGPQGQSRLHVDAATIGYDRRAISRDLSVSIPDQSFTVIVGPNACGKSTLLRGLSRLLKPSAGQVVLDGADIRSYKTKEVARRIGLLPQTSIAPDGITVADLVARGRYPYQKLVRQWTDADEQAVLGAMDAAAVTDLSGRLVDELSGGQRQRVWVAMVLAQHTDILLLDEPTTFLDITHQIELLELFTDLNHVGHTLVAVLHDLNHAARFGTHLIAMKDGAVVAEGSPEEIVTAELVDEVFGLRCLVVPDPVTGTPHVVPLGRDRRQG
- a CDS encoding ABC transporter substrate-binding protein, with protein sequence MTMTSLLRRRGAALAGAILSAALVLTGCGSSSDAPGDTTGAMRSFEADNGTIEIPADPQRIVAIGQAPIYLSLGVEPVGLGPKATESELAWLPPEAGQVNDAAVDVGDEVDYEKVASLRPDLIVIYDPAHVWEGGKYNEERFQSIAPTIYIELSNTNWKTQTERLANAVGELGTFADGKARYDTLVTEINGEYSELLTSTTFMVLNRWGGKFTPEAGVLNMEYPGSYCTTYAEDAGLEIVPEAPADGDISVELSVEQLSDTVADADVIIYPLGADGAVTPEFAPVLETNIWRSIPQSNDGRALGVQCDRTSTYSSKIVNLESLKEALGTLPAAG